TAAAAATGGTGGTGAGTATACACTTTtagttaaagtggtgagcaaaaatgctcaTATTCTTTCTTACAGACCCATTTTCATCTATAAAAGcttcattttcacttttttcatGTCCATTCAAAATATGATTTGAATGGAAGACTTAGTAGAGTCAATTAGTGTATAAATTGGTCATAGGGGTGCAagtttgtttgaaaattttcgttttgaaaatttacgattttgacaattccaaattattccgaCATATGAAAGTTTCAAATCTAaaaattctaataaaaatTGGAATGTATTTAGAgattctaaaaaatttcaaattccaaaatatatGAGGGTTCCAATCTTAGATTACACACAATTACATGttgaacaaaatataatttgatGACCAATTAGACTTAGACAAGTTATTTCATAAAGGATAACAACATCTAAGTACTAACATATAATAGTTGTCCAAGCTTACGGTAtgagttttcaattttcagtcAATTTTATTCCTTCAAATGGTTGGGCATGTTTAGAGATTTTAAatagttttctaaattttctaaaatttccGAGTTTTTTGAAATAGAATctatattgaaattttgaatttttttggaaagaaattagaatttaattttcattccAAATTTTTTGGGATTGGAATTGAAATGCCCTGATTTTGATTCGATTCGTCGGAAAATCAGCCATAATTGGTCAGTTCAAAAAGCCCTGAATTTGAtagaaaaattatgaaacttGACGGAGGGGGCATATTgacatattttgaaaattcaaggGCATTGCTAaactattttgttatattttacTCTTTATTATTTGGGCCAAAACGCCCAAGGACAACAACCCGAACAGCCCATTGGTAAATGTTGAATTGGGCCTGTAGGCCCAATATAAAGctaaccctaaaattaatttgaGTGGGTCagattaaaataaattggGGCCCCACTCTATATAAGGCCTTAAACCCCTCAACCTCACACGCATCGCCAGAGTCATATCCATTCTGATCAACTCCCTCCATATCTCACCCACTCAAAACCCTCTGGCCTCTGTGACACACGCATTAATTGAAACCCTAGATTCGTGCCCCGACTGAGCTAATCAAGGGGTTTTGGTTCCACTTTTTCCAACTCGGTAGTTTGGAATTTCAGTGAGCCCTATGGCTGAGGAGGAGGTTGTGGGAGCCGAGGCGGGAAGCCCTAAGCCGTCGGATCACAAGCGGAAGCTGGAAGATTTGGAGCCCGAAGCACAACAGGAGATAGTTGACCTCACCTCCGACGGCCCGGATGATTTGAATGTGGAGCCCGATGCGGCCAATGAAGTGGATGTGCCGCCTTCAGATGAATCTGAAGCGAAAAGGCCTCGTCTTGAAGACAAGCCCGATGAAATAGGTATTTAGCTATTGATTTTTAATGATTGGAGTTTTTGCTAAAAGTTTTGGGTCTGATTTTTCTGGGGTAATATAATGTCACATTCTTATGGAGCTAGTTTCATGATAAGAAGTACTTtaacatttttcaaaataaacaaGTGCCATGCACTTTTGATAAAGAATTAATTTTACTTGTTCTTTAGTATTGGCTTTGCACAAAATAAACATGGGCTAGTATCTATAATTCATTATAACATattatttggattttgaatttgataaaAACAGCCAATGAGAATGGCTACCAAGAGGAGAAGGTAGAACAACCAGAAAAGGAGAATGAGGATCAGCTGAATGTTGATAGTGGCCATTCAGAGCACCCTCAGCCTCCATCTGTGGAAGTTACAGAATCAGTGAAGGACCAGCAAAAACCCGAAGTTAATGAACAACATTATGATATAAATGGTGAACAAAGTGAGACCCAAAAGCCTTCTGAGAATTCTGTGGCGGAAGATGCTCAAGAACCCCCTCAAGAGGTGTCTCAACCACACTACGCTGAGGAACCTCAGCAAGGTGACGCTTACACTTCTGCAAATCATAATTTGACACACAAAATGGAGGTTCCTAATAATAAGGTCAGCTGGttatacccatattatgtTGTGTTGTTAACAGTCAAACATTTTAGGAGGTAACACCCGGCATATGAGTATTGGCACCCCCTGCATTCTTGCCTTGATTGTTAGGCATGTTGTGTACAGTTTGATTATCATGGGTTGACCTTTCTTCTGAAACAAAATCTGATAATTTTGGGGAGCTCTGAGCTTCCAGTTGGTCCAAATTCGACTTTTAACTTTTTCGGAATTCTATTGTAAAACCTAGTTGAAAATAAAGGCCTCTGACAAAAgcattttataaatatttgtgcAGGTTGGGGTTCTAATTGGCAAGGCTGGGGATACTATAAGGTACTTGCAATACAACTCTGGGGCAAAAATTCAGATAACAAGGGATTCTGATGCAGATCCATATTCTGCAACCAGGCCTGTGGAGATAATAGGAAGTTCATTTAGCATAAGCAAAGCAGAGAAGCTTATAAATGCTGTTATTGCAGAGGTCGTTTGCTTTCTCTGACTTAGTTTTGTTGTGTTTTCCAAAACTTTCATTGCTCTTGTAAGTTTTTGCATTTGGAGatcggaatttttttttaatgctgaATAAGGTGTACTCTTTTGCAGGCTGATGCAGGGGGTTCTCCTTCTTTGGTGGCTAGGGGTGTTGCTACTGCACAGGCTGCTGCAGCCGCAGAACAAATTCAGATACAAGTTCCGAATGAGAAGGTGATAACCATTTCTTGCACGTGTAAATGATCTGTGCCTTTGCATTCCATAATACTTTATATAAgacaatatttttctttgctagGTTGGCTTGATAATAGGCAGAGGTGGGGAGACCATTAAAGGTCTGCAGACCAGATCAGGGGCACGTATCCAGGTAGTTGATATTGTATGCCTTGCCTTTATGCATGGAAACAAAATGTTGcatgttttttcttatttcaaCTCAACCTTACTGACCCAACCATTTTCCTGTTATTTAGTTAATACCCCAACATCTCCCGGAGGGGGATGAATCTAAAGAAAGGACGGTGCGAGTAACTGGTGATAAGAAGCAAATTGAGGTGGCAAGAGAATTGATAAAGGAAGTTATGAATCAGGTTACCTTTTGACCctctttaaaatatttttattggtCTTTAAATTGTGATTGCGATATATAGGAATGATATTGTGGTTGTTTATTTTGTGCGAGCAATATCGTGCTTATTACACTGGTTTCATCTACATTGAACTATTGTCAGTGTATGGTGTTTGAGTTCTCTTGTGCCTTGTCCCTTTTTGTGATCTCATATACCTGCTTGGCATGTCCATGTACAACAAATGATTGGATAATCTGTAAAAGCATGAGGTTTATGTGACTCCTGTGCATGTATTTTTGAATGCTACTTAGGAGTATGCCTGCATAATGGCAGTCTTGCATCTTTTGTAATGTTGTCGTCAACCAGGTCCTACACTCATCGTGATAGATTTCCTTTGATCTTGTGTATGTATACCTGTCGGATTTAATGAGCTTCCTAGTCGTGTGCATGGCGTCACTCCTTTTGCATTGGGCATTAGATGTAATGTCTCTTTCAGTCTGCCACATGTTAATGACAAATCGTGGTGTATGTTCACTTCGGTTGTCTACTGATCTATATTTTCaggaaataataatttttttttcccaaagaAGGAATTATATGATAATTTTGATATAGCAGAGTCGTCTGTTGCTTTCATGGTACTGTCTCAAATAGTGTGGTAGTATGGATAATTACTTGAAGGTTAGTATGCGGACAAAATATTATTGATTGGAGCTATCTTAAGATAGAATAGACAAGTATGGTTATTTAGATTTCTTGAGTAAAAGTAAACCTGAGGTATGTGGATTGATTCCTACCAATTATTGTCGAAGATACAGATAAAAGTATAAAAATTTAGTTGAATTGTATGTGTCCTATGCAATAGTTAATCAATTTTCTCAGAAGACTGGTTAAGTAGAAATTCTGTATCTTTTGATGATGTGCCACATACGTTTATGGTTGCATACGTTTATGGTTATGGTATGTTTAGATGTCCAGTGAACTGTACTTGCATGCCTGTGACACCTTTTGGTCCATTTGAGGAAGAATTATTACAATATTTTGCCATGGGAATGAGAGCATGACCAATTGCCCCTAAGAGTTTGCAATATTGATGAATGATCCATGCCAAGGTCACTTAAATGCTTTTAGGGAGATCAATATATTCAATCAAAGATGCCGGTTGCCATGATTTATTTGTGTTGAAGGTGCCGATTTCGAATTGGTTGGCTTTAAAAATGCAGATTTGGCTATTGCATTTTCCATGGGGTCAGCATTGCCTATACAACCACTATTCACTCTCATCCACCGAAGAAAGGTATCTGGCATTTAATCTCGCAATTGCAGGATGTTAATAGTTGGTAAGATTGCTTTGAGACCTGAAAGTTGAAATCCTAATTCAGTAAGACTATATTGCATTAACCTTAGCGCTCATAAGCACCTCCCATATACTATGCATGAGACGTCTATGGAAGAAATTGTTATTCCTGGTCACTTGATGCTACAAAAGAATTTTTATGGAACCAATAGTCCAtcaatttgtgtttgatgctATGATGATGTTTTCAAACTGTGGTACATGTCTTATCATATGTATCAAGGTGTAGTGGCATTGCTAAAGCTAGGATTGATGCTATAATGTAACATTATTACGTCTACTTTGTTACCTATTTGACCCGACTTGATTTGATGCTGAAATATGCCGCATATATACATCAAGTAGAATTAGTATGCATTGAAAGAGCTGAAATATCAATCTATGATGTTTCTTGGTAGACACTTTTGAATTCTTAATGCCCCTGTAAGTCTAATGCTGTGGCCTTATAGATACCCACGCTTCATCTTGACTTGTCGATTTTTTAAAGATACTtcaagaaatttttatatgaattccaaaaagaaagggagGAAATAGTGAGCAATGTTGAGGCGAAACTTAGAATTGAATGGGACTTCTGGGACTTCTGGACTGGGGCATTACTGAGATACATGGATGGAAGCTGCCAAAGGGGTTGCAGTATATCTCTGGCATGAATTTTACTTACCGTAtgtcaaatttcttttcttcttggttgATAAGGGAGAGAATAGCCAGATAAATTTCTTAGAGCTTTGAACTTAGAAAGACCCAAGAGTATACTTTTTGGTGACTTTCATATAATGAGTTGTTTGATGCCCTACTACTTGCCTCTTATATTTGCAGCCCTTTTGATTTGGAGTAGTTTGTTTCTATTTAGAGGAACAGTTTGTAGTCTCAGACATAAATTTTCTGTTATGGTTGTTAATAGTAATTtgacattgtattttttgctAAAGTAACCTTGTTACTTATATCCGTTCATGTCATTCAGTCAAGACGATGCTCAGGAGCCCCTCAAATTTTAAGAACAGGAGATGTGGCTAGAGCCGCAACTTCTCCATTCATTTTACAATTTGAATGTGGAACTATTGTTTCTATATATTGATTGTTTCGTTTTGTGATTTCCTTTGAATAGACTGTGAGGCCATCACCTCTCTCCAGTGGTTTTAACCCTCAGGGTTATCGGCCCCATGGACAAGGCGGTCCTCAATGGGGTCCAAGAGGGCCTCATCTACCCCAGCAATCTACCTATGATTATCCGCAACGAGGACCATATCCATCCCATAATCCTCATTACCCTCCTGCATATGGAAGTTATCCTCAACATATGGGTCCAAGAAGTGGCTTTGGATCTGGTTGGGAGCAAAGGCCACCTCCTAGCATGCAGGGGATGCCTCCGCATGGTGGTGGTTATGATTACTACAGTGGACAAGGACCTGATGCCCCAGTATCTGCCCAACATTCTGCTCCTGTTCCTTCTCATGTTCCTGGCCCTTCTCCTAACCCTACAATGGCCCCACCCCCGTCTCAAGCAAATTACAATTATGGACAGCCACATGGTCCAGATTATGGGCATCCAGCACCTTATTCCCAGACTGCACCTCCTCAACATAGCTATGGGCATGGGTACGAAGAACCAAAATACGATAATCATGCTCCAACACAGCATCCCTATGGAGGGCATGGGACTTCTCAGCCATATCCACAAACTGGAGCTCAGCCAGGTTATGGTCCACAGCAGCATTATGGCAAGCCACAATCATATGGCATGGCATCACAGGGGCCAGCCCCCCAGTCTTACGGCCCTCCTAGGGCTGGTCAACCAGGAGACGCAACTTATCAGGGTGCTGCACCAGCTCAATCATATGGTCCGAATGTTCCAGCCCAACAGCCATATCCGTATGCATCTAGTGTGCCTGCACAGCAGACCTATCCTACATATGGTTCTGCCCCAACTGATGGGTATAATCAACCACCGCCTGTCTCTGGCTCAGGATATCCACAGCAAGGAGGACAACCGGTCAGTTATGGCCAGCCTGGTGCGCAGCAGGCACCCGTCTATGCACAAGTGGCTCCTACTGCAGGGTACACGCAATACGCATCTACTCAACAAGGTTACACTGAGCAGTCTGCACCAAACGCAGCAGGTTATGGGTACCAAGGGTCTCAAGACCCCGGATATGGAGGTGTCTCAGCATCAACCTATGGTGCCCCAGCAGCTGTGCAGCCAGGTTATGCCCAACCAACAACCCAACAAAGTTACGATCAGTCAGTCCCAGAGTCTGCTGGTTATGGAGCTGCGCCAACTGCTTCAGCTGGTTATGGGAAAACAGTTTCACCTCAGCCTGGTTATCCTCAGTATGACTCGAGTCAAATGTATGCTGCTGTACCGCGCTGAATATACTAATctagttttctttcttcagagAGCTTCATGTTGTGATTGATGCCAGGTTCGTTTTCCTAGCAGTAGTTGTTAGGCCTAATCTGACTCGGTCGAACTTTACATGTACTGTTTCTATTGATGTAATGCAGCGCTAATGctttattaaattgtgaaCCCTGACCATGAATGATACAATTTATGAATTGATGATATATATAAGGGTCGAGTGGTACGATCCTGtataaaattcttattatCCTGCAATGCACATGACCAATCAGATGACAAATTACAAGGAGTAAATTGGAGGCAATTGAAAACCTTAGTATCAAAGGGGAACTCTGCGAAAGTTACAGGAACTAAAAACGTGCCTTGGCGCAAATACGAGTTAGATTAGTTAAGCAGGCGGTTCCCGTATTCGAGTACCTTTACATATAAAAAAACGTATTTTGGCCAGATCCGTACTCGTTTTCCCCATAATTCTGAGTGACAGACTGATTAAAGGTGGTTAACGTTTGTGCAGCAGGATCGAATTGGGCAGTGGAcacgataaataaataaccagACTGAATCATGTGATATATGATATTACATCACGTctaaatgaaaacaagaaattaaatatgaGATCATGTTGGGGTGGGTGGTGTGGTGCAGAAAAACTAGTGTGAAATaggaataattttgttttgctatACCCGCCAATCACGATATAtcaagtgaaaaaattatcaattatGTCATATTGCGATTAGTcgaaataacaaaatagtgttatcTCTGTTATAAACAAGTGTTTCTCAGTGTGGTATAGTAAAAAAGTAGAGAAGGGTACAGTGCAAGTGTTATGTATTTATCCATTCGAGGTGTGTGGGTGTGTCTAAAATGGAACAGCAACAGGGTTTCAGCTTTCTCTGTGTACCAATTTGTATAATTGTATGGAAACATATCTTGTGGGATACGCATCAGAACTGCCCTGACATACATTTCGAACACCTGACATCTTCAATTCATTTATTATCTTACTCCATGTCGTCACTTCCGCATCAAAAACTCACTCAGTCTTTTcctacaaaattaataatacagCAGATTAATTTGGCATTCTCTATTTACTATCTTGTGagatacttttattttattttttcttttacacaTACCTTCACCCCAAAATAGGGATATTCCTTCATATATCAGTTATTTTAGTaatatttttgtgtatttCATTTAGTGTTCGTTTGGTATTTCTTATTTggggtaataagtgatttttttttaaatttgggaAGCCCAAttcgtttggtaaactatgagaaaatcacttattgttaaaaattgttgtgagagaaagttataagggaaagtagctaatgaggtgctttcattttctaattatgtCGGAATCAGTTTCAAAGAGAAGCTGggtttaatgaaatttataaactttcaaaaataccCCAATCTATTTCACGCAATCTCTTCTCTTCAtgcattttctcttttgcatCCCTTTGCTTATTCACGCCATctaatttctagggttttaacTATAAATTTCATTCCTCACTCTCTCTTTAATTTCTAGAGTTTTAACTTCAATAGTTGTTgctgttgattttttttttctttttccgttcctgtttttgtttctttgtttctttgacataaatttatttttaatggaaTATATTGGATTTAACTTGAAACATTAGTTTAGAGCATTTGGatacaaatatttaattttcaacaTAATACTTTATTTTTAGTGTATGATGGATTGGAAACATATttgatacaaatatatatatatatatatatatatataaagtgaAAGTGCTTACtcttttatcaaacactttaatagaaaatccATTTTAATATAATCCCTTTTTTAGTCATTATACACAGTTCACAACACTTtcgcaaaaaataaattaccaAACATTTAGAAACTGATTATTGTACCaaaaacacttttaacaaacagtttaccaaacgtcaaactgctttctctcacagctgatttATCTCACAGCAAATCCGACTaagattattttcacagcataGCAACGCCAAAATGGCCCTTagaattttgttatttataatcTCATTTTACTAACCATCATCttttatcaaattaataaaatagggACATTCTCCtataagtatttaagttaATGATTGGTTACATATAATTTCGGCAGTTGGATTCCATTTAAGAGACTATCAACACATTTAATGAATGTAATCCAATGGCCAATATTAGAAGTATATAAATAATCCataacataaattaaaatactTACTGGAGAATGTCCCAATAAAAATATAACTAAAAAGTCAATTgcaaaaaatggagaaataaGCAACTGTTATTTCTGTACAGAACACATTCACACCAAAAATACCAagaagaacccaaaaaaagaaaaaagaaagaaaccttCATAAGAGTGTACAGATAAaagtttttctgtttttttttccctctaaCAATTCATAATTGTTATTTACCAAATAATGGAAGATTAAACATGGATGGGCTAATACTTGGATAAAAAACAGTCAAGGGTTGAAGAGCAAATCCCCACACTTGCATTTCCAGCTTATAGGCTTATAATTTGTAATGTCATCGCCTCTGGAGTAAGCTACATTCTTGGGGCTTGTTCTGGTGGAATCAGGGAGGCTGCCATGGCTTCTGATTTTACTGTGGCCTTGGACTTGGGGGGAAACAGGGACCTGAACTGCCACACAATGCCCACAAGCACTGCACCTGCTCTCACACCTTGGTGGTCTTGATCCTATTTGACGTGCGTTGACCACCACCCCAGCTTCATTTTCCTCAAGAACATGACCTCTCTGcgtaaatataattataaaaactcaGTCAGGAATCAATTAACACTCTGGTATAGAGTTTGCAGACTTCATATTCAACTGGTAGAAAGAAGCAAATTAGCAATAGTATAGACATATAATAATGTCCAGACATCCGCATAGGAGAATTTATTATGCAAATTAGCAATaccacatacatatatatatatatatatatatatatatataatatgaagTCTTACCGGAGCAGCCTTAGTAAGCTTGCTTGAAATTAGTCTAGcacctgaaaaagaaaaaaagaaacagaacccatgttagttttgctttttcttttgaacaaagaGGGTTACATTAGCGAATGAATTTGAACAATGGGGGAGGAGTTGTTAACCTTCAGCCATGAATCTCAGATGGGTCGAGCTTGAAACCAAGAGTAGGAAGATGAAAATGATTAGATGTCTATTTCTGTGCCAACAGGAGCAATTTTGAGTGCTGCCCATTTTTCAGAAGTGggtggagaagaagagagcaAGCGGCCGCAACCACACCAAACCTAGATGAGAGCAGACAAGTCGTAGGGAggtaaataaaaatcaaagtaaatatatggtagagagagagagagaggtgatcAGGGTGGCAGTGTTTGCAGGAATGAAAATTTTCTGAAAAGTGTATGAAGAGAGGTTTCAGAAATTGAATGCCAGCTTCATAATGCAGAAAgactactctgtttttttcctttttcaccCCCCAACTCTGTAGATGTATATGTATCAATGAGGGAACGTGGAGCGCAGAGGCAGAGTACAAAGGGAGAGCTCAAACGAAAAAGGGAAGGACCTCAGCCTCGTTTCATGAGCCTCCCAAAAACCAGGTAATTTGTACAATTatgatttatgttttaaaaaaaattaaatataaaaaaacttttctgagttgcattgcatgcataaacttattattttttttttttaaaagattgACAGATACATACGGAACGGACAGGGCAACTGTTGGGAGAGgcctcctctctctctgcatGTATGAGAAATACTTggttttcgttttcttttctttgtggaAATTTTGGGTGTTCCATTTTAACACGCTAGAGAGtgctctgttttttctttttctcgtCTTAAAAACAGTACATGGGTTTTGTAGATTTCCCCAGAAAGATACTACtactttgggtgtgtttagaGGAAAAAGATTTTTTAGCACACCCAGCCAGAAGTTGCTGGACAAGTTATTTCTATTATGGGGTAAGTTCGTGACGGTGAGAGTGATAATTTTCTTCCATGAAATTCACACAccacttgattttttttttttttttggaagggGGATCAGATCAATAATGACAGACACTTCAGAGCTTTTATCAGTGTGTGTGGTTGAATTGAATGAATCTGTGCCATTAGATTTGTACCTCGTGCGCAATAATGAGATTAGTTATTCATCAAGTTCCGAAGCTACCCTGTATAGAAAAAGAAGCATACGTAATCAAATGCCATCCATGCTTGTTTTTTAGCAAAATTTT
The window above is part of the Prunus dulcis chromosome 1, ALMONDv2, whole genome shotgun sequence genome. Proteins encoded here:
- the LOC117629748 gene encoding far upstream element-binding protein 1-like isoform X1; the protein is MAEEEVVGAEAGSPKPSDHKRKLEDLEPEAQQEIVDLTSDGPDDLNVEPDAANEVDVPPSDESEAKRPRLEDKPDEIANENGYQEEKVEQPEKENEDQLNVDSGHSEHPQPPSVEVTESVKDQQKPEVNEQHYDINGEQSETQKPSENSVAEDAQEPPQEVSQPHYAEEPQQGDAYTSANHNLTHKMEVPNNKVGVLIGKAGDTIRYLQYNSGAKIQITRDSDADPYSATRPVEIIGSSFSISKAEKLINAVIAEADAGGSPSLVARGVATAQAAAAAEQIQIQVPNEKVGLIIGRGGETIKGLQTRSGARIQVLIPQHLPEGDESKERTVRVTGDKKQIEVARELIKEVMNQTVRPSPLSSGFNPQGYRPHGQGGPQWGPRGPHLPQQSTYDYPQRGPYPSHNPHYPPAYGSYPQHMGPRSGFGSGWEQRPPPSMQGMPPHGGGYDYYSGQGPDAPVSAQHSAPVPSHVPGPSPNPTMAPPPSQANYNYGQPHGPDYGHPAPYSQTAPPQHSYGHGYEEPKYDNHAPTQHPYGGHGTSQPYPQTGAQPGYGPQQHYGKPQSYGMASQGPAPQSYGPPRAGQPGDATYQGAAPAQSYGPNVPAQQPYPYASSVPAQQTYPTYGSAPTDGYNQPPPVSGSGYPQQGGQPVSYGQPGAQQAPVYAQVAPTAGYTQYASTQQGYTEQSAPNAAGYGYQGSQDPGYGGVSASTYGAPAAVQPGYAQPTTQQSYDQSVPESAGYGAAPTASAGYGKTVSPQPGYPQYDSSQMYAAVPR
- the LOC117629748 gene encoding far upstream element-binding protein 2-like isoform X2; the encoded protein is MAEEEVVGAEAGSPKPSDHKRKLEDLEPEAQQEIVDLTSDGPDDLNVEPDAANEVDVPPSDESEAKRPRLEDKPDEIANENGYQEEKVEQPEKENEDQLNVDSGHSEHPQPPSVEVTESVKDQQKPEVNEQHYDINGEQSETQKPSENSVAEDAQEPPQEVSQPHYAEEPQQGDAYTSANHNLTHKMEVPNNKVGVLIGKAGDTIRYLQYNSGAKIQITRDSDADPYSATRPVEIIGSSFSISKAEKLINAVIAEADAGGSPSLVARGVATAQAAAAAEQIQIQVPNEKVGLIIGRGGETIKGLQTRSGARIQLIPQHLPEGDESKERTVRVTGDKKQIEVARELIKEVMNQTVRPSPLSSGFNPQGYRPHGQGGPQWGPRGPHLPQQSTYDYPQRGPYPSHNPHYPPAYGSYPQHMGPRSGFGSGWEQRPPPSMQGMPPHGGGYDYYSGQGPDAPVSAQHSAPVPSHVPGPSPNPTMAPPPSQANYNYGQPHGPDYGHPAPYSQTAPPQHSYGHGYEEPKYDNHAPTQHPYGGHGTSQPYPQTGAQPGYGPQQHYGKPQSYGMASQGPAPQSYGPPRAGQPGDATYQGAAPAQSYGPNVPAQQPYPYASSVPAQQTYPTYGSAPTDGYNQPPPVSGSGYPQQGGQPVSYGQPGAQQAPVYAQVAPTAGYTQYASTQQGYTEQSAPNAAGYGYQGSQDPGYGGVSASTYGAPAAVQPGYAQPTTQQSYDQSVPESAGYGAAPTASAGYGKTVSPQPGYPQYDSSQMYAAVPR
- the LOC117616007 gene encoding EPIDERMAL PATTERNING FACTOR-like protein 2 — its product is MGSTQNCSCWHRNRHLIIFIFLLLVSSSTHLRFMAEGARLISSKLTKAAPRGHVLEENEAGVVVNARQIGSRPPRCESRCSACGHCVAVQVPVSPQVQGHSKIRSHGSLPDSTRTSPKNVAYSRGDDITNYKPISWKCKCGDLLFNP